A portion of the Bacteroides faecium genome contains these proteins:
- a CDS encoding glycoside hydrolase family 2 protein: protein MKHKLSLFVFLLAALPFINGQASERKKYNFNSEWKLQVGDFQKAKNAKFDDSKWKQVTLPHAFNEDEAFKLSIEQLTDTVVWYRKSFRIPELKSNQKVFIEFEGVRQRGDFYLNGHNLGRHENGVMAVGFDLTPYIKEGENVIAVRTDNNWMYREEGTNSKFQWNDRNFNANYGGIPKNVFLYVTDNVYQTLPLYSNLKTTGVYVYARDIDVKGRKATIHAESEVRNDSKAPRQFSYQVTVLDADGKLMKTFQGDKVTLKAGETKTVKASAPVGGLHFWSWGYGYLYTVKTALKDENNQVFDEVSTRTGFRKTRFAEGKIWLNDRIIQMKGYAQRTSNEWPAVGLSVPAWLSDYSNDLMVKSNANLVRWMHVTPWKQDVESCDRVGLIQAMPAGDAEKDREGRQWEQRVELMRDAIIYNRNNPSILFYECGNKAISREHMIEMKAVRDKYDPFGGRAIGSREMLDIREAEYGGEMLYINRSEHHPMWATEYCRDEGLRKYWDEYSYPFHKEGDGPLYKGKPATDYNRNQDELAITMIARWYDYWRERPGTGNRVSSGGTKIIFSDTNTHYRGAENYRRSGVTDAMRIEKDAFFAHQVMWNGWVDTEADQTYIIGHWNYPGNTVKPVHVVSTGEEVELFLNGESLGKGKRQYNFLFTFDKVPFKPGKLEAVSYNKAGKEISRYAIQTAGEAAKLKLTAIQNPEGFHADGADMALIQVEVVDKDGRRCPLDNRTVQFTLGGNAEWRGGIAQGENNHILDTNLPVECGINRALIRSTTTAGKVTLTAQAEGLPAATLTLETVPVKVTEGLSGYLPQATLKGRLDRGETPSTPSYKDSKKGVRIVSAKAGANNRDAEKSFDDIELTEWKNDGKLSTAWITYTLEREAEIDDICIKLQGWRSRSYPLEVYAGNTLIWSGNTEKSLGYIHLDVEKPVRANTITIRLKGNTSDKDAFGQIIEVEAKAANKMELEKSSSRNQLRIIEVEFLETIR, encoded by the coding sequence TTTCCGGATACCGGAGCTGAAAAGTAACCAAAAGGTATTCATCGAATTCGAGGGAGTACGCCAGCGCGGAGACTTTTATCTGAACGGGCATAACCTGGGCAGACACGAAAACGGTGTAATGGCGGTAGGGTTCGACCTGACTCCGTACATCAAAGAGGGGGAAAATGTGATTGCCGTACGCACCGATAATAATTGGATGTACAGGGAAGAGGGTACAAACTCCAAATTCCAGTGGAACGACCGTAACTTCAATGCCAATTACGGCGGTATCCCCAAGAATGTATTTCTTTATGTGACTGATAATGTGTATCAGACTCTTCCTTTATACAGTAATCTGAAAACGACGGGGGTGTATGTATATGCCAGGGACATCGACGTAAAAGGACGCAAGGCGACGATTCATGCCGAGTCGGAAGTAAGAAATGACAGCAAGGCACCCCGGCAGTTCAGTTATCAAGTGACGGTACTTGATGCGGACGGCAAACTAATGAAAACTTTCCAAGGGGATAAGGTGACTTTGAAAGCCGGAGAGACAAAGACGGTAAAAGCTTCCGCACCTGTCGGCGGACTTCATTTCTGGAGTTGGGGATACGGTTATCTGTACACGGTAAAAACAGCATTGAAAGATGAAAACAACCAAGTATTCGATGAAGTAAGTACCCGTACTGGATTCCGTAAGACACGCTTTGCCGAGGGTAAGATTTGGCTGAACGACCGTATTATCCAAATGAAAGGATATGCGCAACGCACCAGCAACGAATGGCCGGCAGTAGGTTTGTCCGTACCTGCCTGGTTGAGCGATTACTCCAATGACTTGATGGTGAAAAGCAACGCGAATCTGGTTCGCTGGATGCACGTCACCCCGTGGAAACAGGATGTGGAATCTTGCGACCGTGTGGGACTGATACAGGCAATGCCTGCCGGAGACGCAGAAAAAGACCGTGAAGGACGCCAATGGGAACAACGGGTGGAGCTGATGCGCGACGCGATTATCTACAACCGTAACAATCCGAGTATCCTGTTCTACGAATGTGGCAACAAAGCTATCAGTCGCGAGCACATGATAGAAATGAAGGCTGTCCGTGACAAGTATGACCCATTCGGCGGACGTGCTATCGGTTCGCGCGAAATGCTGGATATCCGCGAAGCGGAATATGGCGGCGAGATGTTGTATATCAACAGAAGTGAGCATCATCCGATGTGGGCGACCGAATATTGCCGCGACGAAGGTCTGAGAAAATACTGGGACGAATACAGCTATCCTTTCCACAAGGAAGGTGACGGCCCGCTTTATAAAGGCAAACCGGCTACCGACTACAACCGTAACCAGGACGAACTTGCCATTACCATGATAGCACGTTGGTATGATTACTGGCGCGAACGTCCCGGAACAGGCAACAGAGTCAGCTCCGGTGGTACTAAGATTATCTTCTCCGATACCAACACCCATTACCGGGGTGCGGAAAACTACCGCAGAAGCGGAGTGACGGACGCTATGCGCATCGAGAAAGACGCTTTCTTCGCACATCAGGTAATGTGGAACGGCTGGGTGGATACGGAAGCAGACCAGACATACATCATCGGTCACTGGAACTATCCCGGCAATACGGTAAAACCCGTACATGTAGTATCTACCGGAGAAGAGGTGGAACTTTTCCTGAACGGTGAATCACTGGGTAAAGGCAAACGGCAATATAATTTCCTCTTCACTTTCGATAAAGTTCCTTTCAAACCGGGCAAACTGGAAGCTGTCAGTTATAACAAGGCAGGAAAAGAAATCAGCCGTTATGCAATTCAGACAGCCGGCGAAGCTGCCAAATTAAAACTTACCGCTATCCAAAACCCCGAAGGGTTCCATGCAGACGGTGCGGATATGGCATTGATACAGGTGGAAGTGGTGGATAAAGACGGAAGACGTTGCCCGCTGGATAACCGTACGGTTCAGTTCACGCTCGGCGGCAATGCCGAATGGCGCGGCGGTATTGCGCAAGGCGAAAACAATCATATCCTCGATACGAATCTTCCGGTAGAATGTGGCATCAACCGTGCACTCATCCGCAGTACGACCACTGCCGGAAAGGTGACTCTGACCGCACAAGCGGAAGGACTTCCCGCCGCTACCCTCACTTTGGAAACGGTGCCCGTGAAAGTGACTGAAGGTTTAAGCGGTTATCTTCCTCAGGCTACATTGAAAGGCAGACTGGATAGAGGTGAAACACCTTCTACTCCTTCCTATAAAGACAGTAAAAAGGGAGTACGCATCGTTTCGGCAAAAGCGGGAGCCAACAACCGGGATGCGGAAAAGAGCTTCGACGACATCGAACTGACCGAATGGAAGAATGACGGCAAACTCAGCACTGCATGGATTACCTATACACTGGAAAGAGAAGCTGAAATAGATGATATATGTATCAAGCTGCAAGGGTGGCGCTCACGCAGTTATCCGCTGGAAGTGTACGCAGGAAATACTCTGATTTGGAGCGGTAACACGGAAAAGAGCCTGGGATATATTCATCTCGATGTAGAAAAACCGGTACGCGCCAATACGATTACCATTCGTCTGAAAGGAAATACGAGTGATAAAGACGCTTTCGGACAGATAATCGAAGTGGAAGCCAAAGCCGCCAATAAAATGGAACTGGAAAAGAGCAGTAGCAGAAACCAGTTAAGAATCATCGAGGTAGAGTTTCTCGAAACTATCAGATAA